The following are encoded in a window of Halorarum salinum genomic DNA:
- a CDS encoding nicotinate phosphoribosyltransferase, with protein sequence MDAPAPDFDVVPPAAVREGRATDAYFARTEETLRHADRNPNVVAEVTADQFPDGEFELLAGVKDAAALFSGLDVDVDALPEGTLFDGGPVLRVEGRYLEFARMETSLLGFLSHASGAATAALECRRAAPDANVLSFGARHVHPSVAAMVERSALVGGFDGFSHVAAGEVIGREASGTMPHALIICFGPGEQEAAWRAFDEAVPADTPRIALCDTYTDEKDETIRAVEELGDRLSGVRLDTTGSRRGDFRHIVREVRWELDARGLDGVDVFLSGGLGPGDLRRLRDVADGFGVGGYVSNADPVDFALDIVELDGEPTSKRGKLSGVKEAYRTADGGHHVGLRGREGPEDGEPLLEPLVRDGEVVREFSIDEAAERALAEAEATGFGADSE encoded by the coding sequence ATGGACGCTCCCGCGCCCGATTTCGACGTCGTTCCGCCGGCCGCCGTTCGGGAGGGCCGCGCCACGGACGCCTACTTCGCCCGGACCGAGGAGACGCTCCGGCACGCCGACCGGAACCCGAACGTCGTCGCGGAGGTGACCGCGGACCAGTTCCCCGACGGCGAGTTCGAACTCCTCGCCGGCGTGAAGGACGCCGCCGCGCTGTTCTCGGGGCTCGACGTGGACGTCGACGCGCTCCCGGAGGGGACGCTGTTCGACGGGGGGCCCGTGTTGCGCGTCGAGGGGCGCTACCTCGAGTTCGCGCGCATGGAGACGTCGCTTCTGGGCTTTCTCTCGCACGCCTCCGGCGCCGCCACCGCGGCCCTGGAGTGCCGCCGCGCGGCGCCCGACGCGAACGTGCTCTCCTTCGGCGCCCGGCACGTCCACCCGAGCGTCGCGGCGATGGTCGAGCGGAGCGCGCTCGTCGGCGGCTTCGACGGCTTCTCGCACGTCGCCGCCGGGGAGGTGATCGGCCGGGAGGCGTCGGGGACGATGCCCCACGCGCTGATCATCTGCTTCGGCCCCGGGGAGCAGGAGGCCGCCTGGCGCGCCTTCGACGAGGCGGTCCCGGCGGACACCCCCCGCATCGCGCTCTGTGACACCTACACCGACGAGAAGGACGAGACCATCCGCGCGGTCGAGGAACTGGGCGACCGGCTCTCGGGCGTCAGGCTCGACACGACCGGCTCCCGCCGGGGCGACTTCCGACACATCGTCCGCGAGGTACGGTGGGAACTCGACGCCCGCGGGTTGGACGGCGTGGACGTCTTCCTCTCCGGGGGGCTCGGTCCCGGCGACCTCCGGCGCCTCCGGGACGTCGCGGACGGCTTCGGCGTCGGGGGGTACGTCAGCAACGCCGACCCGGTGGACTTCGCGCTGGACATCGTGGAACTCGACGGCGAACCCACGTCCAAGCGCGGGAAGCTATCGGGCGTGAAGGAGGCGTACCGGACCGCCGACGGCGGGCACCACGTCGGGCTTCGGGGGCGCGAGGGCCCCGAGGACGGCGAGCCGCTGCTGGAGCCGCTGGTCCGCGACGGCGAGGTGGTCCGGGAGTTCTCCATCGACGAGGCCGCCGAGCGCGCGCTGGCGGAGGCCGAGGCGACCGGGTTCGGTGCCGATTCGGAGTAG
- the ilvA gene encoding threonine ammonia-lyase yields MTTVDVTAIRNARERFDPDIVRETPVERSRSLSERSGADVRLKMEHLQRTGSFKTRGASNKLARVAAGGDVERVVAASAGNHAQGVALAASHEGVPATIVMPKTAPQMKVNATRGYGAEVVLHGHEFQDALAHAEELADEPGSLFVHAYDDPDIVAGQGTLGLEIAEQVPEVDTVVVPIGGGGLISGIATALDAVAPEVRVVGVQAEEAATVPRSLDKGEPINIEETRTIADGIATGGISSLTYDLIEAHVDEVVTVSDDEISHAILTLLQRAKQLVEGAGATSVAGMLSPDLDVTGETVVPLLCGGNIDMSMLQTVLTHAMTDRDQLLRLRVRIDDEPGEMARLSDRIAAQGANIRNVRHDRAVEDLRVGEAYLVFRVVTSGHEHASQILSSVRECGYEVERVN; encoded by the coding sequence ATGACCACCGTCGACGTCACCGCCATCCGGAACGCGAGGGAGCGGTTCGACCCCGACATCGTCCGCGAGACGCCGGTCGAGCGGTCGCGGTCGCTCTCGGAACGCTCGGGCGCCGACGTCCGCCTCAAGATGGAGCACCTCCAGCGCACCGGCTCGTTCAAGACGCGGGGCGCCTCGAACAAGCTCGCCCGGGTCGCCGCCGGCGGCGACGTCGAGCGCGTCGTCGCCGCCAGCGCGGGCAACCACGCCCAGGGCGTCGCGCTCGCCGCCTCCCACGAGGGCGTCCCGGCGACCATCGTGATGCCGAAGACCGCCCCGCAGATGAAGGTGAACGCCACGCGGGGCTACGGCGCGGAGGTCGTCCTCCACGGCCACGAGTTCCAGGACGCGCTCGCGCACGCCGAGGAACTGGCCGACGAGCCGGGGAGCCTGTTCGTCCACGCCTACGACGACCCGGACATCGTCGCGGGCCAGGGCACCCTCGGGCTCGAGATCGCAGAGCAGGTGCCCGAGGTGGACACCGTGGTCGTCCCCATCGGCGGCGGCGGGCTCATCTCGGGCATCGCGACCGCGCTCGACGCCGTGGCGCCGGAGGTCCGCGTCGTCGGCGTGCAGGCCGAGGAGGCCGCGACGGTCCCGCGGAGCCTCGACAAGGGGGAGCCGATCAACATCGAGGAGACCCGGACCATCGCGGACGGCATCGCCACCGGCGGCATCTCGTCGCTCACCTACGACCTGATCGAGGCGCACGTCGACGAGGTGGTGACCGTCAGCGACGACGAGATCTCCCACGCCATCCTCACGCTGCTCCAGCGCGCGAAACAGCTCGTCGAGGGCGCCGGCGCGACCTCCGTCGCCGGGATGCTCTCGCCCGACCTCGACGTGACCGGCGAGACGGTCGTCCCGCTGCTCTGTGGCGGGAACATCGACATGTCGATGCTCCAGACGGTGCTCACCCACGCGATGACCGACCGCGACCAGCTCCTCCGGCTCCGGGTGCGCATCGACGACGAGCCGGGCGAGATGGCGCGCCTCTCGGACCGCATCGCCGCCCAGGGGGCGAACATCCGGAACGTCCGGCACGATCGCGCGGTCGAGGACCTCCGCGTCGGCGAGGCGTACCTCGTCTTCCGCGTCGTCACGAGCGGCCACGAGCACGCGAGCCAGATCCTCTCGTCGGTCCGCGAGTGCGGCTACGAGGTCGAGCGCGTGAACTGA
- a CDS encoding DUF460 domain-containing protein: MNARTSVLDSLVYGVDVQSGDIRGDAPSYALVAFDGETLERDVVSARKLRRLIDAEGPALVATDNMYELAEDKDALVHFLRALPAETTLVQVTGDERPEPLSRVAARHGVPYGKDPMQEAEAAARLAAANVGYAVRAFADTTTVKVSRGRSTGKGGWSEDRYTRRIHGNVKRRAREVESKLEEAKLEFEMEAKEKYGGYGNAVFTVEAPPGEIPVSRNRSGDTRVEIEQERRDGVEFEPLAKRRDHVIVGIDPGTTTAAAVLDLDGNALDVLSTRTADTAEVIEWLVERGRPVVVAADVHPMPETVEKFRRSFDAAGWAPERDLPVDDKLQRTEDVAYDNDHERDALAAALYAFDDHEDQFERVTRKTPAGVERGEVIARVVAGGQSVEAALRELTDDPDEEEAESGHEPRELTAEEERIRDLEARVERLQDHADGLKDDLGAKDERIAELEEELTETRREERREARRDREVTRLRRENDRLERERDEAEEHAEELEGKLDRLKALWKLDHDNFSDVAGGRDLIPVKVIEQFTKSAIEHADEQFGLAAGDVVLLRDASGAGRATAELLAGTEPRAVLKSGGLSDAADEALFEHEIPVGPAGDVRTQEVDELAVARESDVEDLIDDWHDRAAERERQQTVDMVDEIISEHRASGVE, translated from the coding sequence GTGAACGCCCGGACGAGCGTGCTCGACTCCCTCGTGTACGGGGTCGACGTGCAGAGCGGTGACATCCGGGGCGACGCGCCCTCCTACGCCCTGGTGGCATTCGACGGCGAGACGCTGGAACGCGACGTGGTGAGCGCCCGGAAGCTCAGGCGACTCATCGACGCCGAGGGACCCGCGCTCGTCGCGACGGACAACATGTACGAACTGGCCGAGGACAAGGACGCCCTCGTCCACTTCCTCCGCGCGCTCCCGGCCGAGACGACCCTCGTGCAGGTGACCGGCGACGAACGGCCGGAGCCCCTCTCCCGGGTCGCCGCCCGCCACGGCGTCCCGTACGGGAAGGACCCGATGCAGGAGGCCGAGGCCGCCGCGCGGCTCGCGGCCGCGAACGTCGGCTACGCGGTGCGCGCGTTCGCCGACACGACCACCGTGAAGGTCTCGCGCGGCCGGTCGACCGGCAAGGGCGGCTGGAGCGAGGACCGCTACACCCGCCGCATCCACGGCAACGTGAAGCGGCGCGCCCGCGAAGTCGAGTCGAAGCTCGAGGAGGCGAAACTCGAGTTCGAGATGGAAGCGAAGGAGAAGTACGGCGGCTACGGCAACGCCGTCTTCACCGTCGAGGCGCCCCCGGGGGAGATCCCCGTCTCGCGGAACCGCTCGGGCGACACCCGGGTCGAGATCGAACAGGAGCGCCGGGACGGCGTGGAGTTCGAGCCGCTGGCCAAGCGCCGGGACCACGTCATCGTCGGCATCGACCCGGGGACGACGACCGCCGCGGCCGTCCTCGACCTCGACGGCAACGCGCTCGACGTGCTCTCGACCCGCACGGCCGACACCGCCGAGGTCATCGAGTGGCTCGTCGAGCGCGGCAGGCCGGTCGTCGTCGCCGCGGACGTCCACCCGATGCCCGAGACCGTCGAGAAGTTCAGGCGCTCCTTCGACGCGGCCGGCTGGGCGCCCGAGCGCGACCTGCCCGTAGACGACAAGCTGCAGCGGACCGAGGACGTCGCCTACGACAACGACCACGAGCGGGACGCGCTCGCGGCGGCGCTGTACGCCTTCGACGACCACGAGGACCAGTTCGAGCGGGTCACCCGCAAGACGCCCGCCGGGGTCGAGCGCGGCGAGGTGATCGCCCGCGTCGTCGCCGGCGGGCAGTCGGTCGAGGCCGCGCTCCGGGAGCTGACCGACGACCCCGACGAGGAGGAGGCGGAGTCGGGCCACGAGCCGCGGGAACTCACCGCCGAGGAGGAGCGCATCCGCGACCTCGAGGCCCGCGTCGAGCGCCTGCAGGACCACGCCGACGGCCTGAAGGACGACCTCGGCGCGAAGGACGAGCGCATCGCCGAACTGGAGGAGGAGCTCACCGAGACCCGTCGGGAGGAGCGCCGCGAGGCCAGGCGGGACCGCGAGGTGACCCGCCTCCGGCGCGAGAACGACCGGCTGGAGCGCGAGCGCGACGAGGCCGAGGAGCACGCCGAGGAGCTGGAGGGGAAGCTCGACCGCCTGAAGGCGCTCTGGAAGCTCGACCACGACAACTTCTCGGACGTGGCCGGGGGCCGCGACCTGATTCCGGTGAAGGTGATAGAGCAGTTCACCAAGTCCGCCATCGAGCACGCAGACGAGCAGTTCGGGCTCGCCGCCGGCGACGTGGTCCTCCTCCGGGACGCCTCGGGCGCCGGCCGGGCGACCGCGGAACTGCTCGCCGGGACGGAGCCGAGGGCGGTGCTCAAGAGCGGCGGCCTCTCGGACGCCGCCGACGAGGCGCTGTTCGAGCACGAGATCCCGGTCGGGCCGGCCGGGGACGTGCGGACCCAGGAGGTCGACGAACTGGCGGTCGCCCGCGAGAGCGACGTCGAGGACCTGATCGACGACTGGCACGATCGCGCGGCCGAACGCGAGCGCCAGCAGACCGTCGACATGGTCGACGAGATCATCTCCGAGCACCGTGCGAGCGGGGTCGAGTGA
- a CDS encoding DNA-binding transcriptional response regulator, whose protein sequence is MTTPELRLLLADENAGFRAAAVELLAREGIAVETAGRVEFALQPARRADCLAVDPRSSTEAYRAAWVACRGPPLVVVTGAPVEDVPEVVLADAAAYVEKGRRETFALLGGAVRAAAGGRREPLPVTDAA, encoded by the coding sequence ATGACGACCCCCGAACTCCGCCTGCTCCTGGCCGACGAGAACGCCGGCTTCCGCGCGGCCGCCGTCGAACTACTGGCGCGGGAAGGCATCGCCGTCGAGACGGCGGGCCGGGTCGAGTTCGCCCTCCAGCCCGCGCGGCGGGCCGACTGTCTCGCGGTCGACCCGCGGTCCTCGACGGAGGCGTACCGGGCCGCCTGGGTCGCCTGTCGCGGCCCGCCGCTCGTGGTCGTGACCGGCGCGCCCGTCGAGGACGTGCCCGAGGTCGTGCTGGCCGACGCGGCCGCCTACGTCGAGAAGGGAAGGCGGGAGACGTTCGCGCTGCTCGGCGGGGCGGTCCGCGCGGCGGCGGGCGGCCGGCGGGAACCGCTGCCGGTCACCGACGCGGCCTGA
- the rnz gene encoding ribonuclease Z produces MTLRVTFLGTSGAVPTVERAPSALHVNREGDELLFDCGEGTQRQMMRYGTGFGLSHVFVTHLHGDHVLGIPGLVQSLDFNDREEALAIHGPPGSKRTLRQLVHAGGHDPSYPVRVDEVRPGNVALAREEYQVRTFETDHRTTSMGFVLAEADRKGRFDREKAEEELGIPPGPAYGRLHAGEAVELGDGRVVQPEEVVGPPRPGRTVAYTGDTRPSEATVEAARDADLLIHDATFASEDADRARSTAHSTAAEAADVARRAGANRLALTHISSRYAARAGLLESEAREAFEREGYDGDAFVPDDGDELEVPFPDAG; encoded by the coding sequence ATGACGCTGCGGGTGACCTTCCTCGGGACGAGCGGCGCGGTGCCGACGGTCGAGCGCGCCCCCAGCGCGCTCCACGTCAACCGCGAGGGCGACGAACTCCTGTTCGACTGCGGGGAGGGTACCCAGCGGCAGATGATGCGGTACGGGACCGGATTCGGGCTCTCGCACGTCTTCGTCACCCACCTCCACGGCGACCACGTCCTCGGCATCCCGGGGCTCGTCCAGAGCCTCGACTTCAACGACCGCGAGGAGGCGCTCGCCATCCACGGCCCGCCGGGGTCGAAGCGGACGCTCCGGCAGCTCGTCCACGCCGGCGGCCACGACCCCTCCTACCCGGTCCGGGTCGACGAGGTCCGCCCGGGGAACGTCGCGCTCGCCCGCGAGGAGTACCAGGTTCGGACGTTCGAGACGGACCACCGGACGACCTCGATGGGGTTCGTCCTCGCGGAGGCCGACAGGAAGGGCCGGTTCGACCGCGAGAAGGCCGAGGAGGAACTCGGCATCCCGCCCGGCCCGGCGTACGGCCGACTCCACGCCGGCGAGGCCGTGGAACTGGGTGACGGCAGGGTCGTCCAGCCGGAGGAGGTCGTCGGCCCGCCCCGACCCGGACGGACCGTCGCGTACACCGGCGACACGCGGCCGAGCGAGGCGACCGTCGAGGCGGCGCGGGACGCCGACCTGCTGATCCACGACGCCACGTTCGCGAGCGAGGACGCCGACCGCGCCCGCAGTACGGCCCACTCGACCGCCGCCGAGGCGGCCGACGTCGCCCGTCGGGCCGGCGCGAACCGACTGGCGCTCACGCACATCTCCTCCCGCTACGCCGCCCGCGCGGGCCTGCTGGAGTCGGAGGCCCGCGAGGCGTTCGAGCGGGAGGGGTACGACGGGGACGCGTTCGTCCCCGACGACGGCGACGAACTCGAGGTGCCGTTCCCCGACGCCGGCTGA